One Brassica napus cultivar Da-Ae chromosome A1, Da-Ae, whole genome shotgun sequence genomic region harbors:
- the LOC106437927 gene encoding phosphoinositide phosphatase SAC7 isoform X1, translating into MESRNKLHSRLRLWEFPDQYVIEPADGSGAPCLDISRVDASMKLIDQVSECKSLRVPKIHSISGVVGMLKLLAGSYLVVVTETERVGSFLGHPIFKITSLKVLPCDHSLKNSPEEQKKMETEFSKLLSVAEKTTGLYFSYEVNLTLSSQRLHDLGAESKSLPLWRQAEPRFLWNNYMLEVLIDNKVSVFWKFFNLIFTAPCFRTCRIAYLFFFLRLQLDQFLLPVIQGSFNSFETAIGKDIVDITLIARRCTRRNGTRMWRRGADPDGYVANFVETEQIVQMNGYSSSFVQVRGSMPFMWEQIVDLTYKPKFEIVQPEEATRIAERHFLDLRKKYGSVLAVDLVNKHGGEGRLSEKFASVMQHITGDEIRYLHFDFHRICGHIHFERLSILYEQIEGFLEQNGYFLVNEKGDKMKEQLGVVRTNCIDCLDRTNVTQSMIGRKMLELQLKRIGVFGAEETISSHLNFDERYKILWANHGDDVSIQYSGTPALKGDFVRYGHRTTQGVLKDGWSSLVRYYLNNFADGTKQDAIDLLQGHYIVAMSRDMAPVPQKGGLEAVANFPVALAVVLISFWFATMSLKQAGSDYKHKHLFFSLLWTGICVGVAALVRANGRIFCNRPRLHKPRG; encoded by the exons ATGGAATCTCGGAACAAATTGCATTCCCGTTTACGTCTATGGGAGTTTCCCGATCAGTACGTCATCGAGCCAGCTGATGGCTCAGGCGCTCCGTGTTTGGATATCAGCCGCGTCGACGCTTCCATGAAGCTCATCG ATCAAGTCTCGGAGTGCAAATCCTTGCGTGTTCCTAAAATCCATTCCATATCTGGTGTGGTTGGGATGCTGAAGCTTCTTGCag GATCCTACTTGGTGGTTGTGACGGAGACTGAGCGTGTTGGGTCGTTTCTGGGCCATCCTATTTTCAAAATTACATCGTTAAAAGTTCTTCCTTGTGACCATTCACTTAAGAACTCGCCTGAAGAACAG AAAAAGATGGAGACTGAGTTCTCCAAGCTGCTTAGCGTCGCAGAAAAGACAACTGGTCTCTATTTTTCATATGAAGTTAACTTGACACTGAG CTCACAACGCTTGCATGATTTGGGTGCTGAGTCTAAGTCGCTTCCTCTGTGGAGACAG GCTGAGCCGAGGTTTCTTTGGAACAATTACATGTTGGAAGTTCTTATCGATAACAAGGTGAGTGTATTTTGGAAGTTCTTTAATCTTATTTTTACAGCTCCTTGTTTTCGTACTTGCAGGATagcttatcttttttttttcttacgttTGCAGCTTGACCAGTTCTTGCTTCCAGTAATTCAAGGGA GTTTTAATAGTTTTGAAACAGCTATTGGAAAAGATATTGTTGACATAACTCTAATTGCAAGAAGATGCACTCGGAGAAACG GTACGCGTATGTGGCGAAGAGGAGCTGATCCTGATGGCTACGTTGCTAATTTTGTGGAGACTGAGCAAATTGTTCAGATGAATGGATATTCGTCATCATTTGTTCAG GTCAGAGGATCCATGCCTTTTATGTGGGAGCAAATTGTAGATCTGACTTACAAGCCCAAGTTTGAGATTGTCCAACCTGAAGAAGCC ACGCGTATAGCTGAGCGTCACTTTTTGGACCTAAGGAAAAAATATGGATCAGTTTTGGCAGTTGATCTTGTTAATAAG CATGGCGGTGAGGGACGCTTAAGTGAGAAGTTTGCTAGTGTTATGCAGCACATTACTGGGGATGAAATTAG ATACCTGCACTTTGATTTCCACCGCATCTGTGGGCATATTCATTTTGAGCGCTTATCAATTCTGTACGAGCAGATTGAGGGTTTTCTTGAACAAAATGG GTACTTTCTGGTAAATGAAAAGGGTGATAAAATGAAGGAACAGCTGGGTGTTGTCCGAACAAACTGCATAGATTGCTTAGACCGTACAAATGTCACCCAG AGCATGATTGGTCGAAAGATGTTAGAACTTCAACTCAAAAGGATCGGTGTTTTTGGCGCTGAAGAAACCATAAGCTCGCATCTGAACTTTGACGAACGCTATAAAATAT TATGGGCTAATCACGGTGATGACGTTAGCATTCAATACTCTGGTACTCCTGCACTTAAAGGAGATTTCGTCAG GTATGGGCATCGGACTACCCAAGGTGTCCTTAAAGATGGTTGGAGCTCCCTCGTACGCTATTACCTGAATAACTTTGCTGATGGAACTAAACAG GATGCGATTGATCTCCTGCAAGGGCACTACATAGTTGCTATGAGCCGAGACATGGCCCCTGTGCCTCAAAAGGGAGGCCTCGAGGCTGTAGCC AATTTCCCTGTGGCATTGGCGGTGGTTCTGATCAGTTTCTGGTTTGCAACAATGTCTCTGAAACAAG CTGGGAGTGATTATAAGCATAAGCACTTGTTCTTCTCGCTTCTGTGGACGGGCATATGTGTGGGCGTCGCAGCACTGGTTAGGGCCAATGGGCGGATCTTCTGCAACCGACCTCGTCTCCACAAGCCCAGAGGctga
- the LOC106443540 gene encoding monosaccharide-sensing protein 3, translating into MRSVVLVALAAAIGNMLQGWDNATIAGAVIYIKKEFHLEKEPKIEGLIVAMSLIGATMITTFSGPVSDRVGRRSMLILSSLLYFLSSIVMFWSPNVYVLLFARLLDGFGIGLAVTLVPIYISETAPSEIRGLLNTFPQFCGSGGMFLSYCLVFGMSLQESPSWRLMLGVLSIPSILYFVLAAFFLPESPRWLVSKGRMEEARQVLQRLRDREDVSGELALLVEGLGVGKDTSIEEYVIGPDDDEETETGQELPRKDQIKLYGPEDGQSWMAKPVKGQSSLALASRHGSMLTRGGSMMDPVVTLFGSIHEKLPYENMNASSSRSMVFPNMGSILGLMGRQESQWDPERNSDDSSEQDESLNSPLLSPQATETDEFNQQPAGTMHRRQSSLFMANMGEKATATSIGGGWQLAWKYNEKVGADGKRVNGGLQRMYIHEETANNNHASNMGFSRRGSLLSFQTEADVPAQENGYVQASALVSQASMIPGIKGETAMLPQEIKAGPGWRELKEPGVKRALIVGVGLQILQQFAGINGVMYYTPQILEETGVSSLLTNLGISAESASLLISSLTTLFMLPCILVSMRLMDVSGRRSLMLSTIPILILSLITLVIGSLVKLGGTANALISTASVMVYLSCFVMGFGAIPNILCSEIFPTSVRGLCITICALTFWICDIIVTYTLPVMLKSLGLAGVFGIYAFVCAVAWVFVYLKVPETKGMPLEVISEFFSVGAKHQDASASFLSDDD; encoded by the exons atgagGAGCGTAGTGCTTGTTGCTTTGGCTGCTGCTATAGGGAACATGTTGCAGGGCTGGGACAATGCCACCATTGCag GAGCTGTGATTTACATTAAAAAAGAGTTTCATTTGGAGAAAGAACCAAAGATAGAGGGACTAATCGTAGCCATGTCTCTCATCGGAGCCACTATGATCACAACTTTCTCTGGTCCGGTCTCTGACCGAGTCGGACGCCGTTCCATGCTTAtactctcctctcttctctaTTTCCTAAGCAGCATCGTCATGTTTTGGTCTCCAAATGTATACGTTCTCCTTTTCGCAAGGCTTCTTGATGGTTTTGGTATCGGTCTAGCCGTCACTCTCGTCCCCATTTACATCTCTGAGACCGCACCTTCTGAGATCAGAGGTTTGCTCAATACTTTCCCTCAGTTCTGTGGATCTGGTGGCATGTTTTTGTCCTATTGCCTTGTCTTTGGAATGTCCCTTCAAGAATCTCCGAGCTGGAGGCTCATGCTCGGTGTTCTGTCTATTCCGTCGATTCTCTACTTTGTACTTGCGGCTTTCTTCTTGCCTGAGTCTCCAAGGTGGCTTGTCAGCAAAGGCCGTATGGAAGAAGCTAGACAGGTTCTTCAGAGACTTCGTGACAGAGAAGATGTCTCTG GTGAGCTTGCTCTGCTGGTTGAAGGGCTTGGGGTAGGAAAAGACACGTCCATAGAAGAATATGTGATTGGTCCGGACGACGACGAGGAAACCGAGACCGGACAAGAACTGCCGAGGAAAGATCAGATAAAGCTATACGGTCCAGAGGATGGACAGTCATGGATGGCTAAGCCAGTGAAAGGACAGAGCTCTCTAGCATTAGCGTCGCGACATGGAAGCATGTTAACGCGCGGAGGATCCATGATGGACCCAGTTGTCACTCTCTTTGGTAGCATTCATGAGAAACTTCCTTATGAGAACATGAACGCTTCATCATCTCGCAGCATGGTCTTTCCAAATATGGGAAGTATACTTGGACTTATGGGAAGGCAGGAGTCTCAGTGGGATCCGGAGAGGAACAGTGATGACAGCTCTGAACAAGATGAAAGCCTAAACAGTCCTTTGCTTTCTCCGCAAGCCACTGAGACGGATGAGTTCAACCAGCAACCCGCTGGGACCATGCACAGGCGACAGAGCAGCCTGTTTATGGCTAACATGGGTGAGAAGGCAACAGCTACAAGCATAGGCGGTGGATGGCAGTTGGCATGGAAGTACAACGAAAAGGTTGGTGCAGATGGTAAGAGGGTAAACGGAGGGTTGCAGAGAATGTACATTCACGAGGAAACTGCCAACAACAACCACGCCAGCAACATGGGGTTTTCGAGACGTGGATCGCTTCTCTCCTTCCAGACAGAAGCTGATGTTCCAGCTCAGGAGAATGGATACGTTCAGGCTTCTGCACTTGTAAGCCAAGCTTCGATGATACCTGGAATTAAAGGAGAGACTGCAATGTTGCCACAAGAGATTAAGGCTGGTCCTGGCTGGAGGGAGCTGAAGGAACCTGGTGTGAAGAGGGCGTTGATAGTTGGAGTTGGGCTTCAGATACTACAACAG TTTGCAGGAATAAATGGAGTAATGTATTATACACCACAAATACTGGAAGAAACAGGTGTGTCAAGTCTTTTGACAAACCTTGGCATAAGTGCAGAGTCTGCATCTCTCCTCATAAGCTCCTTAACTACACTCTTCATGCTTCCATGCATTCTTGTTTCCATGAGGTTAATGGATGTATCTGGAAGAAG GTCTCTGATGCTTTCTACAATCCCCATTCTAATACTATCACTGATAACGCTGGTGATAGGAAGCTTGGTGAAGCTTGGAGGCACAGCAAACGCATTGATATCGACCGCTAGCGTTATGGTTTACTTAAGCTGTTTCGTGATGGGTTTTGGAGCCATTCCAAACATCCTATGTTCAGAGATCTTCCCTACCTCTGTGCGTGGCCTTTGCATCACCATCTGTGCACTCACTTTCTGGATATGTGACATCATTGTCACTTACACTCTTCCTGTCATGCTGAAATCTCTAGGCCTAGCTGGTGTTTTTGGGATCTATGCATTTGTTTGTGCAGTAGCGTGGGTTTTCGTGTACCTCAAGGTACCGGAGACAAAGGGAATGCCACTTGAAGTTATCTCTGAGTTCTTCTCTGTTGGTGCAAAACATCAAGACGCTTCAGCTTCGTTTCTCTCTGATGATGACTGA
- the LOC125607006 gene encoding uncharacterized protein LOC125607006 → MGVAWVNGSINCGVSWITRDSSGKVLMHSRRAYSAVHSLEEAELCATLWAVESMQSLRLDNIIFESSFTRARRFLYHWDGQVCALESLRVSNIINSKLQLLSAWRFDHVPPERNSIALRIAVSVTSEHRYQSYVARDGPAWLHQAIAREA, encoded by the coding sequence ATGGGGGTAGCATGGGTGAATGGATCCATTAACTGTGGTGTTTCCTGGATTACTCGTGATTCAAGCGGGAAAGTCCTAATGCATAGTCGAAGAGCGTATTCAGCAGTTCACTCTCTAGAGGAAGCAGAACTATGTGCTACCTTATGGGCAGTAGAAAGTATGCAATCCTTAAGGCTTGATAACATCATCTTCGAGTCTTCTTTTACTCGTGCACGTCGCTTCTTATATCATTGGGATGGTCAGGTATGTGCTCTTGAATCCCTTCGTGTCTCAAACATCATCAACTCAAAGTTGCAGCTTTTATCGGCTTGGCGTTTTGACCATGTTCCTCCTGAAAGAAACTCCATTGCATTGAGAATAGCTGTAAGTGTGACATCGGAACATCGGTACCAATCTTATGTCGCAAGAGATGGACCCGCTTGGCTTCATCAGGCGATAGCAAGAGAGGCCTAA
- the LOC106443541 gene encoding probable protein phosphatase 2C 47, with translation MILRKKAKLEMASLTEVPPMINNLDVGDDKTAHLSSSGKPPRDLSSMRHCNSTAWLIDSEGDQRCCPEGDNTTFQLVFRSGSWSDKGPKRSMEDEFICVDDLTDHIGSTGAFYGVFDGHGGIDAASFTKKNILKLVTQDKHFPSNTKKATRSAFVKTDHALADAPSLDRSSGTTALTALILDKTMLIANAGDSRAVLGKRGRAIELSKDHKPNCTSEKLRIEKLGGVIYDGYLNGQLSVARALGDWHIKGTKGSLCPLSCEPELEEIVLTEEDEFLIMGCDGLWDVMSSQCAVTMVRRELMQHNDPERCSQALVKEALQRNSCDNLTVVVVCFSKEPPPRIEIPKSHKRRSISAEGLDLLKGVLNDL, from the exons ATGATTCTGAGAAAGAAAGCAAAACTGGAAATGGCATCGTTGACCGAAGTTCCGCCGATGATTAACAACTTGGACGTCGGAGATGACAAAACGGCGCACCTGAGCTCCTCCGGCAAGCCTCCAAGAGACCTCTCTTCAATGCGCCATTGCAACAGCACTGCTTGGTTGATCGATTCC GAAGGAGACCAGAGATGTTGTCCGGAAGGAGACAACACCACGTTCCAACTTGTGTTCAGATCTGGAAGTTGGTCGGATAAAGGACCGAAACGGTCCATGGAAGACGAGTTCATCTGCGTGGATGATCTCACAGACCATATCGGATCCACTGGAGCTTTCTATGGG GTGTTTGATGGACATGGAGGTATTGACGCTGCATCATTCACAAAGAAGAACATTCTGAAGCTTGTAACGCAAGACAAACACTTCCCAAGCAACACCAAGAAAGCTACAAGGAGTGCCTTCGTCAAGACGGATCATGCTTTAGCTGATGCTCCTTCTCTCGACAGATCCTCAGGCACAACCGCACTCACTGCTCTCATCTTAGACAAGACCATGCTCATCGCAAACGCCGGTGACTCCAGAGCCGTGCTAGGGAAACGAGGCAGAGCCATTGAGTTATCAAAGGACCACAAACCCAACTGCACTTCCGAGAAGCTACGCATTGAGAAGCTTGGAGGTGTTATCTACGATGGCTACCTTAACGGGCAGCTCTCGGTGGCTAGAGCTTTAGGAGATTGGCATATTAAGGGAACTAAAGGGTCGCTTTGTCCGCTCAGCTGCGAGCCTGAGCTGGAGGAGATTGTGCTTACGGAGGAAGATGAGTTTCTTATAATGGGATGCGATGGACTTTGGGATGTGATGAGTAGCCAGTGCGCGGTGACGATGGTGAGGAGGGAGCTGATGCAGCATAATGACCCTGAGAGATGCTCTCAAGCTCTCGTCAAGGAAGCATTACAACGCAACAGCTGTGATAATCTTACTGTAGTGGTTGTATGCTTCTCTAAGGAACCGCCTCCCAGGATTGAGATACCTAAGTCGCATAAGAGGAGGAGCATCTCTGCCGAGGGGTTGGATCTACTCAAAGGTGTTTTGAATGATTTGTGA
- the LOC106437927 gene encoding phosphoinositide phosphatase SAC7 isoform X2 has product MESRNKLHSRLRLWEFPDQYVIEPADGSGAPCLDISRVDASMKLIDQVSECKSLRVPKIHSISGVVGMLKLLAGSYLVVVTETERVGSFLGHPIFKITSLKVLPCDHSLKNSPEEQKKMETEFSKLLSVAEKTTGLYFSYEVNLTLSSQRLHDLGAESKSLPLWRQAEPRFLWNNYMLEVLIDNKLDQFLLPVIQGSFNSFETAIGKDIVDITLIARRCTRRNGTRMWRRGADPDGYVANFVETEQIVQMNGYSSSFVQVRGSMPFMWEQIVDLTYKPKFEIVQPEEATRIAERHFLDLRKKYGSVLAVDLVNKHGGEGRLSEKFASVMQHITGDEIRYLHFDFHRICGHIHFERLSILYEQIEGFLEQNGYFLVNEKGDKMKEQLGVVRTNCIDCLDRTNVTQSMIGRKMLELQLKRIGVFGAEETISSHLNFDERYKILWANHGDDVSIQYSGTPALKGDFVRYGHRTTQGVLKDGWSSLVRYYLNNFADGTKQDAIDLLQGHYIVAMSRDMAPVPQKGGLEAVANFPVALAVVLISFWFATMSLKQAGSDYKHKHLFFSLLWTGICVGVAALVRANGRIFCNRPRLHKPRG; this is encoded by the exons ATGGAATCTCGGAACAAATTGCATTCCCGTTTACGTCTATGGGAGTTTCCCGATCAGTACGTCATCGAGCCAGCTGATGGCTCAGGCGCTCCGTGTTTGGATATCAGCCGCGTCGACGCTTCCATGAAGCTCATCG ATCAAGTCTCGGAGTGCAAATCCTTGCGTGTTCCTAAAATCCATTCCATATCTGGTGTGGTTGGGATGCTGAAGCTTCTTGCag GATCCTACTTGGTGGTTGTGACGGAGACTGAGCGTGTTGGGTCGTTTCTGGGCCATCCTATTTTCAAAATTACATCGTTAAAAGTTCTTCCTTGTGACCATTCACTTAAGAACTCGCCTGAAGAACAG AAAAAGATGGAGACTGAGTTCTCCAAGCTGCTTAGCGTCGCAGAAAAGACAACTGGTCTCTATTTTTCATATGAAGTTAACTTGACACTGAG CTCACAACGCTTGCATGATTTGGGTGCTGAGTCTAAGTCGCTTCCTCTGTGGAGACAG GCTGAGCCGAGGTTTCTTTGGAACAATTACATGTTGGAAGTTCTTATCGATAACAAG CTTGACCAGTTCTTGCTTCCAGTAATTCAAGGGA GTTTTAATAGTTTTGAAACAGCTATTGGAAAAGATATTGTTGACATAACTCTAATTGCAAGAAGATGCACTCGGAGAAACG GTACGCGTATGTGGCGAAGAGGAGCTGATCCTGATGGCTACGTTGCTAATTTTGTGGAGACTGAGCAAATTGTTCAGATGAATGGATATTCGTCATCATTTGTTCAG GTCAGAGGATCCATGCCTTTTATGTGGGAGCAAATTGTAGATCTGACTTACAAGCCCAAGTTTGAGATTGTCCAACCTGAAGAAGCC ACGCGTATAGCTGAGCGTCACTTTTTGGACCTAAGGAAAAAATATGGATCAGTTTTGGCAGTTGATCTTGTTAATAAG CATGGCGGTGAGGGACGCTTAAGTGAGAAGTTTGCTAGTGTTATGCAGCACATTACTGGGGATGAAATTAG ATACCTGCACTTTGATTTCCACCGCATCTGTGGGCATATTCATTTTGAGCGCTTATCAATTCTGTACGAGCAGATTGAGGGTTTTCTTGAACAAAATGG GTACTTTCTGGTAAATGAAAAGGGTGATAAAATGAAGGAACAGCTGGGTGTTGTCCGAACAAACTGCATAGATTGCTTAGACCGTACAAATGTCACCCAG AGCATGATTGGTCGAAAGATGTTAGAACTTCAACTCAAAAGGATCGGTGTTTTTGGCGCTGAAGAAACCATAAGCTCGCATCTGAACTTTGACGAACGCTATAAAATAT TATGGGCTAATCACGGTGATGACGTTAGCATTCAATACTCTGGTACTCCTGCACTTAAAGGAGATTTCGTCAG GTATGGGCATCGGACTACCCAAGGTGTCCTTAAAGATGGTTGGAGCTCCCTCGTACGCTATTACCTGAATAACTTTGCTGATGGAACTAAACAG GATGCGATTGATCTCCTGCAAGGGCACTACATAGTTGCTATGAGCCGAGACATGGCCCCTGTGCCTCAAAAGGGAGGCCTCGAGGCTGTAGCC AATTTCCCTGTGGCATTGGCGGTGGTTCTGATCAGTTTCTGGTTTGCAACAATGTCTCTGAAACAAG CTGGGAGTGATTATAAGCATAAGCACTTGTTCTTCTCGCTTCTGTGGACGGGCATATGTGTGGGCGTCGCAGCACTGGTTAGGGCCAATGGGCGGATCTTCTGCAACCGACCTCGTCTCCACAAGCCCAGAGGctga